One segment of Panicum virgatum strain AP13 chromosome 3K, P.virgatum_v5, whole genome shotgun sequence DNA contains the following:
- the LOC120697000 gene encoding receptor protein kinase-like protein ZAR1: MATILLLLLLLALPPPSAVALNSEGLALLAFKAAATDDPYSALSRWSESDPDPCRWPGVTCANASSASPAQPPHVIGVAVAGKNISGYIPSELGSLLFLRRLNLHGNRLAGAIPAALSNASSLHSLYLYGNRLTGGLPVALCDLPRLQNLDVSGNALSGELPLDLRNCRSLRRLVLARNAFAGELPAGVWPEMPNLQQLDLSSNAFNGSIPPDLGELPRLAGTLNLSHNRFSGVVPPELGRLPATVTLDLRFNNLSGAIPQTGSLASQGPTAFLNNPGLCGFPLQVPCRAVPPPTQSPAPPATTTPLPSTSSDRHQPIKTGLIALISVADAAGVALVGVILVYVYWKVKDRKESRRDEGDSSKSGLCRCMLWRHGGSGDSSDASSDDDNNDASGGGDGKYNSGSEGELVAIDRGFRVELDELLRSSAYVLGKGGKGIVYKVVVANGTTPVAVRRLGGGGADRCKEFAAEARAVGRARHPNVVRLRAYYWSADEKLVVTDFVGNGNLAAALRGRPGQTVLSWSARLKIAKGAARGLAYLHECSPRRFVHGEVKPSNILLDADFTPRVADFGLARLLAVAGCAPDGPPSAGGGGLLGGAIPYAKPAGPAPDRYGGGYRAPEARAPGAKPSQKWDVFAFGVVLLELLTGRGPGADHASPSTSASFSAPVSGSTATDRSGSGEHGGGAVPEVVRWVRRGFEEDARPVAEMVDPALLRGPALPKKEVVAAFHVALACTEVDPELRPSMKAVADSLDKIGS; encoded by the exons ATGGCCACAatcctgctgctcctgctgctcctcgcattgccgccgccgtcggccgtgGCGCTCAATTCCGAGGGCCTGGCGCTGCTGGCGTTCAAGGCGGCGGCCACCGACGACCCCTACTCGGCGCTCTCGCGGTGGTCCGAGTCCGACCCGGACCCGTGCCGCTGGCCGGGGGTCACCTGCGCCAACGCCTCCTCGGCCTCGCCCGCCCAGCCGCCGCACGTCAtcggcgtcgccgtggcggGCAAGAACATCTCCGGCTACATCCCGTCGGAGCTCGGCTCGTTGCTCTTCCTCCGCCGGCTCAACCTCCACGGCAACCGCCTGGCGGGCGCCATCCCCGCCGCGCTCTCCAACGCGTCCTCGCTCCACTCGCTCTACCTCTACGGCAACCGCCTCACCGGCGGCCTCCCCGTCGCGCTCTGCGACCTCCCCCGCCTGCAGAACCTCGACGTCTCCGGGAACGCGCTCTCCGGAGAGCTGCCGCTCGACCTCCGCAACTGCCGCAGCCTGCGGCGGCTGGTGCTCGCCCGGAACGCCTTCGCCGGGGAGCTGCCCGCGGGGGTCTGGCCCGAGATGCCCAACCTGCAGCAGCTCGACCTCTCCTCCAACGCCTTCAACGGCTCCATCCCGCCAGACCTCGGCGAGCTCCCGCGCCTCGCCGGCACGCTCAACCTCTCGCACAACCGCTTCTCCGGCGTCGTGCCGCCCGAGCTGGGCCGCCTCCCGGCCACCGTCACGCTCGACCTCCGCTTCAACAACCTCTCCGGGGCCATCCCGCAGACGGGCTCCCTCGCCAGCCAGGGGCCCACGGCGTTCCTCAACAACCCCGGTCTCTGCGGCTTCCCGCTCCAGGTCCCCTGCCGCGCCGTCCCGCCGCCCACGCAgtcaccggcgccgccggcgacgacgacaccGTTGCCATCCACCTCGTCCGACCGGCACCAGCCCATCAAGACCGGCCTGATCGCGCTCATctccgtcgccgacgccgccggggTCGCCCTCGTCGGCGTCATCCTGGTGTACGTCTACTGGAAGGTCAAGGACCGGAAAGAAAGCCGCCGCGACGAGGGCGACAGCAGCAAGAGCGGGCTCTGCCGCTGCATGCTgtggcggcacggcggcagcggcgactcGTCGGACGCGTCCTCGGACGACGACAATAACGacgcctccggcggcggcgacggcaagtACAACAGCGGCAGCGAGGGGGAGCTGGTGGCGATCGACCGCGGGTTCCGCGTGGAGCTGGACGAGCTGCTGCGGTCATCGGCGTACGTGCTGGGCAAGGGCGGGAAGGGGATCGTGTACAAGGTGGTGGTGGCCAACGGGACGACGCCCGTGGCCGTGCGgcggctgggcggcggcggcgcggaccggTGCAAGGAGTtcgcggcggaggcgcgcgccGTGGGGCGGGCGCGGCACCCCAACGTGGTGCGGCTGCGCGCCTACTACTGGTCCGCCGACGAGAAGCTCGTCGTCACCGACTTCGTCGGCAACggcaacctcgccgccgcgctgcgaG GTCGGCCGGGTCAGACCGTCCTGTCGTGGTCAGCGCGGCTGAAGATCGCCaagggcgcggcgcgcgggctgGCGTACCTCCACGAGTGCAGCCCGCGGCGGTTCGTCCACGGCGAGGTCAAGCCCTCCAACATCCTCCTCGACGCCGACTTCACCCCGCGCGTCGCCGACTTCGGCCTCGCCCGCCTGCTTGCCGTCGCCGGCTGCGCCCCGGACGGGCCGCCATCAGCGGGCGGGGGCGGGCTCCTCGGCGGCGCCATCCCGTACGCCAAGCCGGCGGGGCCGGCCCCTGACCGCTACGGCGGCGGGTACCGCGCCCCGGAGGCGCGGGCGCCGGGCGCGAAGCCGTCGCAGAAGTGGGACGTGTTCGCGTTCGGCGTCGTGCTGCTGGAGCTGCTCACGGGCCGCGGTCCCGGCGCCGACCACgcgtcgccgtcgacgtcggCGTCGTTCTCGGCGCCCGTGTCGGGGTCGACGGCCACCGACCGGTCCGGGAgcggcgagcacggcggcggcgccgtgccgGAGGTGGTACGGTGGGTGCGGCGCGGGTTCGAGGAGGACGCGCGCCCCGTGGCGGAGATGGTGGACCCGGCGCTGCTCCGGGGCCCCGCGCTGCCCAAgaaggaggtggtggcggcgttcCACGTCGCGCTCGCGTGCACGGAGGTCGATCCCGAGCTCCGGCCAAGTATGAAGGCCGTCGCCGACAGCCTCGACAAGATCGGCTCATGA
- the LOC120700884 gene encoding E3 ubiquitin-protein ligase ORTHRUS 2-like, with protein sequence MPDLPCDGDGVCMVCRAAAPPEVDLLRCSTCATPWHSPCLSEPPALSDAATWSCPDCSGAAAPAAAPAAGGELVAAIRAIEADATLSDQEKARRRQELLAGSAATEDADEDDGDGAGDDVLDIVGRSFSCSFCMKLPDRPVTTPCGHNFCLKCFQKWIHSGKKTCGKCRAQIPSKMAQQPRINSALVEAIRMAKISKKASSDGSAVQYQYIMNDDRPDKAYRTERAKRAGKANASSGQIFVTIAPDHFGPILAENDPKRNIGVRVGETWADRLECRQWGAHFPHIAGIAGQSTHGAQSVALSGGYEDDEDHGEWFLYTGSGGRDLSGNKRTNKEQSFDQKFEKMNAALLISCMKGYPVRVVRSHKEKRSSYAPDSGVRYDGIYRIEKCWRKIGIQGKFKVCRYLFVRCENEPAPWTSDDRGDRPRPLPKIAELQDATDITERKGRPSWDYDEKEGWKWMVPPPMSRKPVLTGVPESDKQVRRRARRTQMSVAERLLKEFACSICQEVIKEPLTTPCAHNFCKTCLLGAYDSQSSMRERSRGGRTLRAQKIVKKCPSCPTDICDFLVNPQINREMMALIESLQQKAVEEGGDDANECGDSSDSEENDGGLAKEEDDISLNEDEQASAEDKKMECQIGNSDVNADGSVKTLAEIKEGDQQPKKHKGDAEEGKDADTIMNKTSAAQVVDGLVEEDAVEEMKSSKEVDDNNESQQPLKRKGDDADIGTDGTKRMKTSGSMDETAVSGGTVQHIRKSSEE encoded by the exons atgCCCGACCTCCCCTGCGACGGAGATGGCGTCTGCATggtctgccgcgccgccgccccgcccgagGTCGATCTGCTCCGATGCTCCACCTGCGCGACGCCGTGGCACTCCCCCTGCCTCTCCGAGCCCCCCGCGCTCTCGGACGCCGCGACATGGAGCTGCCCCGACTGCTCCGGCGCCgcggcccctgccgccgcccccgcggcggGAGGCGAGCTCGTCGCCGCCATCCGCGCCATCGAGGCCGACGCCACTCTCTCCGACCAAGAgaaggcgcgccgccgccaggagctCCTCGCCGGATCTGCTGCAACCGAGGACGcggacgaggacgacggcgacggcgcgggggACGATGTCCTCGACATAGTCGGCAGGAGTTTCAGCTGCTCCTTCTGCATGAAGCTCCCCGATCGCCCCGTGACT ACACCATGTGGCCACAACTTCTGCTTGAAATGCTTCCAGAAGTGGATACATAGTGGAAAGAAGACGTGTGGCAAGTGTCGTGCACAGATACCGTCAAAAATGGCACAGCAACCACGAATTAATTCCGCTTTAGTTGAAGCTATTCGCATGGCAAAAATTTCGAAGAAAGCTAGTTCTGATGGCTCAGCAGTTCAATATCAATATATAATGAACGATGACAGGCCTGATAAGGCATATAGAACTGAGAGGGCTAAGCGGGCTGGAAAAGCAAATGCTTCAAGTGGCCAGATCTTTGTGACAATTGCACCAGATCACTTTGGCCCCATTCttgcagaaaatgatcccaaaagGAACATTGGTGTTCGAGTTGGGGAAACATGGGCAGACCGACTTGAATGCAGGCAATGGGGTGCTCATTTTCCTCACATTGCTGGTATTGCTGGCCAGTCCACGCATGGTGCTCAGTCAGTAGCACTGTCAGGAGGCTACGAAGACGATGAAGACCACGGCGAGTGGTTCCTTTATACTGGAAG TGGTGGGAGAGATCTAAGCGGGAACAAGAGAACAAACAAGGAACAATCCTTTGATCAAAAGTTTGAGAAGATGAATGCGGCTTTGCTTATCAGTTGCATGAAGGGTTACCCAGTCCGGGTTGTGCG GTCCCACAAAGAGAAGCGTTCTTCTTATGCTCCTGATTCTGGTGTGAGGTATGATGGAATTTATAGAATTGAGAAATGCTGGAGGAAGATTGGTATTCAG GGTAAGTTCAAAGTCTGCAGATATCTTTTTGTACGCTGTGAAAACGAACCAGCTCCTTGGACCAG TGATGATCGTGGTGACCGTCCAAGACCATTACCCAAGATCGCAGAGCTACAAGATGCAACTGATATAACAGAGAGAAAAGGACGTCCTTCATGGGACTATGAT GAGAAAGAAGGTTGGAAATGGATGGTTCCTCCTCCAATGAGCAGGAAGCCTGTTCTCACTGGGGTTCCTGAGTCTGACAAGCAGGTCCGGAGAAGAGCAAGGCGTACTCAGATGTCTGTGGCTGAAAGACTGCTGAAAG AGTTCGCCTGTTCAATCTGCCAGGAAGTGATTAAAGAACCACTCACTACTCCCTGTGCCCACAACTTTTGCAAGACTTGTTTGCTTGGGGCATATGATTCACAGTCCTCTATGAGAGAAAGAAGCCGTGGCGGTCGGACTCTAAGGGCTCAGAAGATTGTGAAGAAGTGTCCTTCCTGCCCAACTGACATCTGTGACTTCCTAGTGAATCCACAG ATCAACCGAGAGATGATGGCTTTGATCGAGTCTTTGCAACAGAAGGCTGTTGAAGAAGGCGGTGATGACGCTAACGAATGTGGTGATAGTAGTGACTCGGAGGAAAACGATGGTGGGTTGGCAAAGGAAGAGGACGATATCAGCTTGAACGAGGACGAGCAAGCTAGTGCTGAGGATAAGAAGATGGAGTGCCAAATCGGCAACTCAGATGTCAACGCTGACGGTTCTGTCAAAACCCTGGCTGAAATCAAGGAGGGGGATCAGCAGCCTAAGAAGCACAAAGGAGACGCTGAGGAAGGAAAAGATGCTGATACGATCATGAACAAGACGAGTGCGGCACAAGTGGTGGACGGGTTAGTCGAAGAAGACGCTGTGGAAGAGATGAAGAGCTCCAAGGAGGTTGATGACAACAACGAAAGCCAGCAGCCTCTGAAGCGTAAGGGAGACGACGCTGACATTGGCACAGATGGCACTAAAAGGATGAAGACTAGTGGTTCCATGGACGAGACTGCTGTGAGCGGCGGTACAGTCCAGCATATCAGGAAGAGTAGTGAGGAGTGA
- the LOC120697002 gene encoding argininosuccinate synthase, chloroplastic-like translates to MALAGGPSGVIGISVRPNSSAACLVQKSGVLSNSLPTGAAVQVRRRHNKARNGQGIRWAMATGKEQGAVTPASSGDQNNSGLRGKLNKVVLAYSGGLDTSVIVPWLRENYGCEVVCFTADVGQGAIELEGLEKKAKASGACQLVVKDLREEFVSEYIYPCLRAGAVYERKYLLGTSMARPVIAKAMVDVAKEVGADAVAHGCTGKGNDQVRFELTFYALNPELKVVAPWREWDITGREDAIEYAKKHNVPVPVSKKSIYSRDRNLLHLSHEGDILEDPANEPKEDMYMMSVAPENAPSEPEYLEIGIVAGVPVSINGRELSPASLLAELNEIGGKHGIGRIDMVENRLVGMKSRGVYETPGGTIMAAAVRELEALTLDRETMQWKDMVALKYAELVYAGRWFDPLRQSFDAFMEKITATTTGSVTLKLYKGSVNVASRKSPYSLYREDISSFENGEIYNQADAEGFIRLYGLPTRVRAMLEKGI, encoded by the exons ATGGCGTTGGCGGGAGGGCCCTCCGGGGTCATAG GGATTAGCGTCCGTCCAAACTCCAGCGCGGCCTGCCTCGTTCAGAAG AGTGGAGTCCTGTCGAATTCCCTCCCTACCGGAGCTGCTGTTCAGGTTCGCCGGCGCCACAACAAGGCCCGCAATGGCCAAG GTATCAGGTGGGCAATGGCAACTGGAAAAGAGCAGGGTGCAGTCACCCCTGCTAGTAGTGGTGATCAAAACAACAGTGGATTGCGCGGCAAATTAAATAAAGTTGTTTTAGCATATAGCGGTGGCTTGGATACATCTGTTATTGTTCCATGGCTCAG GGAGAACTATGGTTGTGAAGTCGTTTGTTTCACTGCTGATGTTGGCCAG GGTGCCATTGAATTAGAAGGATTGGAGAAAAAGGCAAAAGCTAGTGGAGCATGCCAGCTTGTTGTAAAGGACTTGAGAGAAGAATTTGTTAGTGAATATATATACCCCTGCCTGCGAGCTGGTGCAGTTTATGAGAGAAAGTATCTGCTTGGTACTTCAATGGCTAGGCCTGTTATTGCTAAG GCAATGGTCGATGTTGCCAAGGAAGTTGGTGCAGATGCAGTTGCTCATGGATGCACTGGGAAAGGCAATGATCAG GTTCGCTTTGAGCTTACATTTTATGCTTTAAATCCTGAACTCAAAGTGGTGGCACCTTGGAGGGAGTGGGACATCACAGGGCGTGAAGATGCAATTGAGTATGCAAAGAAACATAATGTACCAGTTCCAGTTTCAAAGAAATCAATATACAGCCGAGATCGAAACTTGTTGCACCTTAGCCATGAG GGTGACATCTTGGAGGACCCAGCAAATGAGCCAAAGGAAGATATGTATATGATGTCTGTTGCTCCAGAGAATGCACCTTCGGAACCCGA GTATCTGGAGATTGGCATCGTTGCAGGTGTTCCTGTTTCCATCAATGGACGGGAGCTCTCGCCAGCATCCCTCCTTGCAGAGCTCAATGAAATTGGTGGGAAGCATGGGATCGGGCGCATTGACATGGTAGAGAACCGCCTTGTAGGCATGAAGTCTCGTGGTGTGTACGAAACCCCTGGTGGTACCATCATGGCAGCCGCGGTACGTGAGCTCGAGGCCCTGACTCTGGACAGGGAAACCATGCAGTGGAAGGACATGGTGGCCCTCAAGTATGCTGAGCTGGTCTATGCAGGCCGCTGGTTTGACCCTCTCCGGCAGTCCTTTGACGCCTTCATGGAGAAGATCACCGCGACGACCACTGGTTCAGTGACCCTGAAGCTATACAAGGGGTCGGTGAATGTTGCATCCCGGAAGAGCCCCTACAGCCTCTACAGGGAGGACATCTCGTCGTTTGAGAATGGGGAGATCTACAACCAAGCTGATGCGGAGGGGTTCATCCGGCTCTATGGTCTCCCAACACGGGTTCGGGCGATGCTGGAGAAGGGCATCTAA